A stretch of Bradyrhizobium sp. AZCC 2262 DNA encodes these proteins:
- the flgA gene encoding flagellar basal body P-ring formation chaperone FlgA, whose translation MIARTLLLATALITASSAAAVAQTRETFANRNAIAAPVLRANVQVSGDLVRIGDVIDNAGSAGQIAIYRAPDLGTTGSLPVAQVLNTLRAHQVIGVDTRDLKEISVTRLARTLEGKDIELQVARALERRNGLGDAANLSLTFDRDPGDVRLDAGFAGAMQAAIVRYDNRNGRFDVTFEIGSDSGAAAAKLRFTGTAIETVEAAVLARNIERNEVLKSSDVVVERRPKAETGTDAAARDRAVGMQARRQLRAGQAIRTADLAKPDLVQRDQNVTLIYEAPGIYLTMRGKALENGTEGDVVNVMNLQSKRTLSGTVTGRGQVSITPVPPRPPQTSDATSSPGATQPAPVAVATVSSSVAPKAE comes from the coding sequence ATGATCGCCCGCACCCTCCTCCTGGCCACAGCCCTGATTACCGCATCGAGCGCGGCCGCGGTCGCGCAGACCCGGGAAACCTTCGCGAACCGCAACGCGATCGCCGCGCCCGTGCTGCGCGCCAACGTGCAGGTGTCCGGCGATCTGGTGCGGATCGGCGACGTCATCGACAATGCCGGCAGCGCCGGGCAGATCGCGATCTACCGCGCGCCGGATTTGGGCACCACCGGCTCGCTGCCGGTCGCGCAGGTGCTCAACACCCTTCGCGCCCATCAAGTGATCGGCGTCGACACCCGCGACCTGAAGGAAATTTCGGTGACGCGCCTGGCTCGCACGCTCGAGGGCAAGGATATCGAGTTGCAGGTCGCCCGCGCGCTGGAGCGCCGCAACGGTCTCGGCGACGCCGCCAATCTGTCGCTGACCTTCGACCGCGACCCCGGCGACGTCAGGCTGGACGCCGGCTTCGCCGGCGCCATGCAGGCCGCCATCGTGCGCTACGACAACCGCAACGGCCGTTTCGACGTCACCTTTGAAATCGGCAGCGATAGCGGCGCTGCCGCGGCCAAGCTGCGTTTCACCGGCACGGCGATCGAGACCGTCGAAGCCGCGGTGCTGGCCCGCAATATCGAGCGCAATGAGGTCTTGAAATCATCCGACGTCGTGGTGGAGCGCCGCCCGAAGGCGGAAACCGGCACCGACGCCGCCGCGCGCGACCGCGCGGTGGGCATGCAGGCTCGCCGCCAGCTCCGCGCCGGCCAGGCGATCCGCACCGCCGATCTCGCCAAGCCCGACCTGGTGCAGCGCGATCAGAACGTCACGTTGATCTACGAGGCGCCCGGAATCTACCTCACCATGCGCGGCAAGGCGCTGGAAAACGGCACCGAAGGCGACGTCGTCAACGTCATGAACCTGCAGTCGAAGCGTACACTGTCCGGCACCGTGACAGGCCGCGGCCAGGTTTCGATCACGCCGGTGC
- the flgG gene encoding flagellar basal-body rod protein FlgG, which produces MRALYTAATGMAAQELNVQVISNNIANMRTTGYKKQRAAFQDLIYDHVRRVGAQASDQGTILPVGVDVGGGVKTVGTPRLMSQGTLSPTGNDLDVAVRGEGFFKIQVPDGTYAYTRDGSFMMDAQGRVVTAQGNPVQPTITIPQNSSQITINAQGQLTVMLPGSTTPTLVGQIGLTRFINKAGLNPIGDNLFTDTPASGTPQDGIANTDGFGDMQQSNLEQANVEVVTEISDLIAAQRAYEMNAKVVSAADQMLQSTSNMFR; this is translated from the coding sequence ATGCGCGCCCTTTACACAGCAGCGACCGGCATGGCGGCACAGGAACTCAACGTTCAGGTGATCTCCAACAACATCGCCAACATGCGCACCACCGGCTACAAGAAGCAGCGGGCGGCGTTTCAGGATTTGATCTACGACCACGTGCGCCGTGTCGGCGCGCAGGCTTCCGACCAGGGCACCATCCTGCCCGTCGGTGTCGATGTCGGCGGCGGCGTCAAGACTGTCGGCACCCCGCGCCTGATGAGTCAGGGCACGCTGTCGCCGACCGGCAACGACCTCGACGTCGCGGTCCGCGGCGAAGGCTTCTTCAAGATCCAGGTGCCCGACGGCACCTATGCCTATACCCGCGACGGCTCGTTCATGATGGACGCGCAGGGCCGCGTCGTCACCGCACAGGGCAACCCGGTGCAGCCGACGATCACGATCCCGCAAAACTCCTCGCAGATCACCATCAATGCGCAGGGCCAGCTGACGGTGATGCTGCCGGGCTCGACCACGCCGACCCTGGTCGGCCAGATCGGCCTGACGCGCTTCATCAACAAGGCCGGCCTCAACCCGATCGGCGACAATCTGTTCACGGACACCCCGGCCTCCGGCACGCCGCAGGACGGCATCGCCAACACCGACGGCTTTGGCGACATGCAGCAGAGCAATCTCGAACAGGCCAACGTCGAGGTGGTGACCGAAATCTCCGACCTGATCGCCGCCCAGCGCGCCTATGAGATGAACGCCAAGGTCGTCAGCGCGGCCGACCAGATGCTGCAATCCACCTCCAACATGTTCCGCTAA
- the flgF gene encoding flagellar basal-body rod protein FlgF, producing MENMLLVGLSRQMTLERQMDVVANNVANINTTGFKADRSLFEEYLRSPAHEDNFARADRRVSFVQDRATFHDFAAGPSEQTKNPLDVAIDGGAFLAVQTAAGERYTRDGGLQINNQGQLVTASGDPVLGNSGPIVFQPTDKAISIAADGNITVLEGTGRTDSVRGKLRLVSFADAQKLVKEGSNLYSAGQGVAAQPDTTSRVRQGFIEKSNVNSVHEMSRMIEITRTYTQISAMLQQQHDLHRTAVDKLADVPA from the coding sequence ATGGAGAATATGCTTCTCGTCGGACTTTCGCGGCAGATGACGCTGGAACGGCAGATGGATGTCGTCGCCAACAACGTCGCCAATATCAACACGACCGGCTTCAAGGCCGACCGGTCGCTGTTCGAGGAATATCTGCGCTCGCCGGCGCACGAAGACAATTTCGCGCGTGCGGACCGTCGCGTCTCCTTCGTGCAGGACCGCGCCACCTTTCACGATTTCGCAGCCGGCCCCTCCGAGCAGACCAAGAACCCGCTCGACGTCGCGATCGACGGCGGCGCCTTCCTGGCGGTGCAGACGGCAGCCGGCGAGCGCTACACCCGCGACGGCGGCCTGCAGATCAACAACCAGGGCCAGCTCGTGACCGCGAGCGGCGATCCGGTGCTGGGCAACTCCGGCCCGATCGTGTTCCAGCCGACCGACAAGGCGATCAGCATCGCAGCCGACGGCAATATCACGGTCCTCGAGGGCACCGGCCGCACCGACTCGGTCCGTGGCAAGCTGCGGCTGGTCTCGTTTGCCGATGCGCAGAAGCTCGTCAAGGAAGGCAGCAACCTCTACTCCGCGGGCCAGGGCGTCGCCGCCCAACCCGACACCACCTCGCGCGTCCGCCAGGGCTTCATCGAGAAGTCGAACGTCAATTCCGTCCACGAAATGAGCCGCATGATCGAGATCACGCGCACCTACACGCAGATCTCGGCGATGCTGCAGCAGCAGCACGATCTGCACCGAACCGCAGTCGATAAACTCGCCGACGTTCCGGCATAA
- the fliL gene encoding flagellar basal body-associated protein FliL: protein MADNEQAEGADGAEAASSKKSKLKLIIAAVGFIAILGAGAGGFFLMRGHGEEKHAEAPPPKPPSFVEVPDMMVNLVGAPGERVQYLRVKVVLEIKDDKQVEAIKPNLPRVTDLFQTYLRELRPSDINGSAGLFRLKEELTKRVNNAVAPQQVSAVLFKEIVVQ, encoded by the coding sequence ATGGCTGACAACGAGCAGGCGGAAGGCGCAGACGGCGCAGAAGCCGCGTCGTCCAAAAAGAGCAAGCTCAAGCTGATCATTGCGGCCGTCGGGTTCATCGCAATTCTCGGCGCCGGCGCCGGCGGGTTCTTCCTGATGCGCGGCCATGGCGAGGAGAAGCACGCCGAAGCGCCGCCGCCAAAGCCGCCGTCCTTTGTCGAAGTGCCCGATATGATGGTCAACCTGGTCGGGGCTCCCGGCGAGCGGGTGCAATATCTCCGCGTCAAGGTCGTGCTCGAGATCAAGGACGACAAGCAGGTCGAGGCGATCAAGCCGAACCTGCCGCGCGTCACCGACCTGTTCCAGACCTATCTGCGCGAACTGCGCCCCTCCGACATCAACGGTTCGGCCGGGCTGTTTCGCCTCAAGGAAGAACTGACCAAGCGGGTCAACAACGCGGTGGCGCCGCAGCAGGTGAGCGCCGTGTTGTTCAAGGAAATCGTCGTGCAGTGA
- the fliM gene encoding flagellar motor switch protein FliM: MAGNQDQMDQDAIAAQWEASLDSEDPSAAAEEAAANELSESMALQWAAMVEDGGREFGNKNSGERVLSQEEIDNLLGFTVGDVNLDDHSGIRAIIDSAMVSYERLPMLEIVFDRLVRLMTTSLRNFTSDNVEVSLDRITSVRFGDYMNSIPLPAVLSVFKAEEWENFGLATVDSSLIYSIIDVLLGGRRGQTSLRIEGRPYTTIETNLVKRLVEVVLADAEQAFRPLSPVTFSIDRLETNPRFAAISRPANAAILVRLRIDMEDRGGNVELLLPYATIEPIRPVLLQMFMGEKFGRDPIWEGHFATEVAQAEISVDAVLYEADIPLKQLMKLKVGDTLPLEMRPEALVQVRCGNVLLTEGRMGRVGDRVAIRVTKQLRKPNTTFAMFEKADEQTKLMEAQ; this comes from the coding sequence ATGGCCGGCAACCAAGACCAGATGGACCAGGACGCCATTGCCGCGCAATGGGAAGCCTCCCTGGACTCCGAAGATCCATCGGCGGCCGCGGAAGAAGCCGCCGCCAATGAACTCTCCGAGAGCATGGCGCTGCAATGGGCGGCGATGGTCGAGGATGGCGGCCGCGAGTTCGGCAACAAGAATTCCGGCGAACGGGTTCTGTCGCAGGAAGAAATCGACAACCTGCTCGGTTTCACCGTCGGTGACGTCAATCTCGACGACCATTCCGGCATTCGCGCCATCATCGATTCCGCGATGGTGTCCTACGAGCGTCTGCCGATGCTCGAAATCGTGTTCGACCGCCTGGTACGGCTGATGACGACGAGCCTGCGCAACTTCACCTCGGACAACGTCGAAGTCTCGCTGGACCGTATCACCTCGGTCCGCTTCGGCGACTACATGAATTCAATTCCCTTGCCGGCCGTGCTCAGCGTCTTCAAGGCCGAGGAGTGGGAAAATTTCGGCCTTGCGACGGTCGATTCCAGCCTGATCTATTCGATCATCGACGTGCTGCTCGGCGGCCGGCGCGGCCAGACCTCGCTGCGCATCGAGGGCCGGCCCTACACCACGATCGAAACCAACCTGGTCAAGCGGCTGGTCGAGGTGGTGCTGGCCGATGCCGAGCAGGCGTTCCGGCCGCTGTCGCCGGTGACGTTCTCGATCGACCGGCTGGAAACCAATCCGCGCTTCGCCGCGATCAGTCGGCCCGCCAACGCCGCGATCCTGGTGCGGCTGCGCATCGACATGGAAGACCGCGGCGGCAATGTCGAATTGCTGCTGCCTTATGCGACCATCGAGCCGATCCGCCCGGTTCTGCTTCAGATGTTCATGGGCGAAAAGTTCGGCCGTGATCCGATCTGGGAAGGCCATTTCGCGACCGAAGTGGCGCAGGCCGAGATATCGGTCGATGCCGTGCTGTATGAAGCCGACATTCCGCTGAAGCAGCTGATGAAGCTGAAGGTCGGCGACACCCTGCCGCTGGAGATGCGCCCCGAAGCGCTGGTGCAGGTCCGCTGCGGCAACGTTCTTTTGACCGAAGGGCGCATGGGCCGGGTCGGCGACCGCGTCGCCATTCGCGTCACCAAGCAGTTGCGTAAACCCAATACCACCTTCGCGATGTTCGAGAAGGCCGACGAACAAACCAAGTTGATGGAGGCACAATGA
- a CDS encoding DUF6468 domain-containing protein: protein MSHSLGIVIESLVAVLLMLTIGYCMLLNKRLKRLKADEHSLKATIAELITATEIAERAIGGLKHTVRDVNENLGSQLTAATQMAGNLKNMLAEGDGIIRRLSKIAIAARPSQEAEPAAPAAPKVSTARAVAAAAEAFSERRRASGLAA, encoded by the coding sequence ATGAGTCATTCCCTTGGCATTGTGATCGAGAGTCTGGTGGCGGTGCTGCTGATGCTCACGATCGGCTACTGCATGCTGCTCAACAAGCGGCTGAAGCGGCTCAAGGCGGACGAGCATTCGCTGAAGGCCACGATCGCCGAATTGATCACCGCGACCGAAATTGCCGAGCGGGCGATCGGCGGCCTCAAGCACACCGTGCGGGATGTCAACGAAAATCTCGGCAGCCAGCTTACGGCGGCGACGCAGATGGCGGGGAATTTGAAGAACATGCTCGCCGAAGGCGACGGCATCATTCGCCGGCTGTCCAAGATCGCGATCGCGGCACGGCCCTCGCAGGAGGCCGAACCCGCAGCACCGGCGGCACCCAAGGTCTCTACCGCCAGGGCGGTTGCCGCGGCGGCTGAAGCATTCTCCGAACGCAGAAGGGCCAGTGGCCTCGCCGCATGA
- a CDS encoding MotE family protein: MKPFRDIRVIPVVLVAIFGLAVLKIAGLVIDGGYVFDYQVSQPAKRSWAQDNLGYPNGAKADTADITGSVKKEEAPKPAAPATEAPKPDGVVVFPDQNPQSVSPSERAILERLQARRQELEQRAREIEIRESLLKSAEKRIEGRVEEMKATEAKISTATGQKAEQDAARFKGIITMYEGMKPKDAAKVFDRLEMSVLYDIASQIAPRKMSDILGLMQPEAAERLTVELARRAGTDKSTSTAELPKIEGKILQQRPN; this comes from the coding sequence ATGAAGCCCTTTCGCGACATCCGCGTCATTCCGGTCGTGCTGGTCGCGATCTTCGGCCTTGCCGTGCTGAAGATCGCGGGTCTCGTGATCGACGGCGGATATGTGTTCGACTATCAGGTCAGCCAGCCGGCCAAGCGTTCATGGGCGCAGGATAATCTGGGTTATCCGAACGGCGCCAAGGCCGATACCGCCGACATCACCGGTTCGGTCAAGAAGGAAGAGGCGCCGAAGCCGGCCGCTCCCGCGACCGAGGCACCGAAGCCCGATGGCGTCGTGGTGTTTCCCGACCAGAACCCGCAATCGGTGTCGCCGTCGGAGCGCGCCATCCTGGAGCGGCTGCAGGCGCGGCGCCAGGAACTGGAGCAGCGGGCGCGTGAAATCGAAATTCGCGAAAGCCTTTTGAAATCCGCCGAGAAGCGCATCGAGGGCCGCGTCGAGGAAATGAAGGCCACCGAAGCAAAGATATCGACCGCGACGGGCCAAAAGGCGGAGCAGGACGCCGCCCGCTTCAAGGGCATCATCACGATGTATGAGGGCATGAAGCCAAAGGACGCCGCCAAGGTGTTCGACCGGCTGGAAATGTCCGTGCTCTACGACATCGCATCGCAGATCGCGCCGCGCAAGATGTCGGACATTCTAGGATTGATGCAGCCAGAAGCGGCCGAGCGGCTGACGGTCGAACTGGCCCGCCGCGCCGGCACCGATAAATCCACGTCCACGGCCGAGCTGCCGAAAATCGAAGGCAAGATCCTGCAGCAACGGCCCAACTAA
- a CDS encoding tetratricopeptide repeat protein, translating to MGRRAAAGTGSPGRALARAVRRCLHDWHQPLALALLFASLTFSPACRADDPVRGEATFTSGGGFARLVLKLAEDVESDVSTAGSIIIIHFKRPVDIAVDKLSDAVPDYVGSARRDPDGTAIRLSLSRRATVNTMTAGERIFVDFLPDSWTGPPPSLPAEVIRELAGRARAAERALRAQMAVNAAKKKPPVRVRASVQPTFVRFVFEMPDGVNVSSVLNDQKLTLQFNSVLNFDLADAKVAAPPNIASINQRADVDSSAVDIVLIGEVDVHSFREEKNYVIDVAFQQAEKPALAVPQAEVKPDVPAKPGPALRISRDKALKESPPLQQPAEIPPATSETIAEQARIEIKPAQATEAPAVAEAATPAVEKVTPAKDNVPSATEKMAAAPETTSPPAEAAKVAQPAEQVQAAAAEAPKAVAPKQAPPPAEPPKQAAPAASSPPPESGARDKAVTVEAKRDSDGLRVTFSFAAPTPAALFRRADTVWLVFDHAKPIDIEPIRAKGGAVIGDVSRLPLEKGQAIRIRLNRPQIPSLESEGRANGAEWTLTFADRGQTTPLPLMVLRNITDPALANVTVPLANAGAMHRLVDPDAGDTLLVVTAPPPTRGLIKRQDFVELSLLESVHGVVVRPNSDDINAEVGGDKVMLGRPGGLTLSSADVAAERATAAVRPLFDANEWRKNRDEKFLPRLDALSKAAGAAGPEQKAQARLELANFYMSRGMYQEARGVTNLIISDTNQGNEDAAVLMVRAVASILIGHPERALKDLASPAIGNGYDSQLWKGFAFARQEKWADAREKFKNAEFSIAALPLELQRIVTTDAMRASLEVKDYAGASRRRSELEVIGIPTEAKPEIAVLRGRLAEALGHDKDALDAYRYAAQSPDREASAEARLLEALLRHRRGELGQAELLRELETLSVIWRGDAVELKALNKMAQIYAESGRYADSLAAAKTATRLQPNSELSRQGQDAASALFADIYLGSKGDDMKPVDALAMFYEFRELTPIGRRGDEMIRRLADRLATVDLLDQAAELLQYQVDKRLEGAARAQVAARLAMVYLTNRKPDRAIAALRLTRISDLSGELRQQRLLLESRAQSDIGRHDLALDIISNITGREAIRLRSDIYWASRQWREASEQIELYCGDRWRDFKPLDAAEKSDVIRAVVGYALAGDAIGLARFREKYAPLMNGEADRSAFDTASKPAASNSAEFALIAKMAASVDTLDGFIREMKIRFPDATARAPLSPETSGAEPVHTGALPAISGIRRIELRKPGK from the coding sequence ATGGGGCGAAGGGCTGCCGCTGGAACTGGGTCGCCGGGCCGCGCATTGGCGCGGGCGGTGAGGCGTTGCCTTCACGATTGGCACCAACCGCTTGCTCTTGCTCTGCTATTCGCCAGCCTGACGTTTTCACCAGCCTGCCGGGCCGACGACCCGGTCCGGGGTGAGGCGACGTTCACGTCCGGCGGCGGCTTCGCCCGACTGGTGCTGAAGCTGGCGGAGGACGTCGAATCCGACGTTTCGACCGCGGGTTCGATCATCATCATCCACTTCAAGCGCCCGGTGGATATTGCCGTCGACAAATTGTCGGATGCCGTTCCCGATTACGTCGGCTCGGCGCGGCGCGATCCCGACGGCACGGCGATCCGGCTGTCGCTGTCACGGCGGGCCACCGTCAACACCATGACGGCGGGGGAGCGGATCTTCGTCGATTTCCTGCCCGATAGCTGGACCGGCCCGCCGCCCTCGCTTCCTGCCGAAGTCATTCGCGAACTGGCGGGACGGGCGCGGGCCGCCGAACGCGCGCTGCGCGCGCAGATGGCGGTCAACGCCGCGAAGAAGAAGCCGCCGGTGCGGGTCCGCGCCTCGGTGCAGCCAACCTTCGTCCGCTTCGTGTTCGAGATGCCCGACGGCGTCAACGTGTCGTCGGTGCTGAACGATCAGAAGCTGACGCTGCAGTTCAACAGCGTGCTCAATTTCGACCTGGCGGATGCGAAGGTGGCGGCGCCGCCGAACATCGCCTCGATCAACCAGCGGGCCGACGTCGACTCTTCCGCAGTCGACATCGTGCTGATCGGCGAGGTCGACGTGCATTCCTTCCGCGAGGAAAAGAATTATGTGATCGATGTCGCCTTCCAGCAGGCGGAAAAGCCTGCGTTGGCCGTGCCGCAAGCCGAGGTCAAGCCGGACGTACCGGCCAAACCTGGCCCTGCCTTGCGGATTTCGCGCGACAAGGCCCTGAAGGAATCGCCGCCGCTGCAACAGCCGGCGGAGATTCCGCCTGCTACTTCGGAGACGATTGCCGAGCAGGCCAGGATCGAGATCAAGCCCGCCCAGGCGACCGAAGCGCCGGCCGTGGCCGAGGCTGCAACGCCTGCCGTCGAAAAAGTGACGCCGGCCAAGGACAACGTGCCTTCCGCGACCGAGAAGATGGCAGCCGCACCGGAAACAACATCGCCGCCGGCGGAAGCCGCGAAGGTGGCGCAGCCCGCCGAACAGGTCCAGGCCGCCGCCGCGGAAGCGCCGAAGGCCGTGGCGCCCAAGCAGGCTCCACCGCCTGCGGAGCCGCCGAAGCAGGCCGCACCGGCGGCATCCAGTCCGCCGCCGGAAAGCGGCGCCAGGGACAAGGCCGTCACCGTCGAGGCAAAGCGTGACAGCGACGGCCTGCGCGTGACGTTTTCCTTTGCCGCGCCGACCCCGGCTGCGCTGTTCCGCCGTGCCGATACGGTGTGGCTGGTGTTCGACCATGCCAAACCGATCGATATCGAACCGATCCGCGCCAAAGGCGGTGCCGTCATCGGCGATGTCAGCCGGCTGCCGCTCGAAAAGGGCCAGGCCATCCGCATCCGCCTTAACCGGCCGCAGATTCCTTCACTCGAAAGCGAAGGCCGCGCCAACGGCGCCGAGTGGACGCTGACCTTCGCCGACCGCGGCCAGACGACACCGCTGCCGCTGATGGTGCTGCGGAACATCACCGATCCCGCGCTCGCCAATGTTACCGTGCCGCTGGCCAATGCTGGTGCGATGCACCGGCTGGTCGATCCCGACGCCGGCGATACGCTGCTCGTCGTCACTGCGCCACCGCCGACCCGCGGCCTCATCAAGCGGCAGGACTTCGTCGAACTATCACTGCTGGAATCCGTGCATGGCGTGGTCGTGCGTCCGAACTCCGACGACATCAACGCCGAGGTCGGCGGCGACAAGGTGATGCTTGGACGGCCCGGCGGATTGACGCTGTCGTCCGCCGACGTCGCGGCCGAACGTGCCACCGCGGCGGTGAGGCCGCTGTTCGACGCCAACGAATGGCGCAAGAACCGAGACGAGAAATTTCTTCCCAGGCTGGATGCGTTGAGCAAGGCCGCGGGCGCCGCGGGACCTGAGCAAAAGGCGCAAGCCCGCCTCGAGCTTGCCAATTTCTACATGTCGCGCGGGATGTATCAGGAAGCGAGGGGGGTGACCAACCTCATCATCTCCGACACCAATCAGGGGAACGAGGATGCCGCCGTGCTGATGGTGCGTGCGGTCGCCAGCATCCTGATCGGCCATCCCGAACGGGCGCTGAAGGATCTCGCAAGTCCTGCGATCGGCAACGGTTACGATTCCCAGTTGTGGAAAGGGTTTGCGTTCGCCCGTCAGGAAAAATGGGCGGACGCGCGCGAAAAGTTCAAGAACGCCGAATTCTCGATCGCGGCGCTGCCGCTGGAACTGCAGCGTATCGTCACCACGGATGCGATGCGGGCCTCGCTTGAGGTGAAGGACTATGCCGGGGCGTCGCGGCGGCGCAGCGAACTCGAGGTGATCGGTATTCCCACCGAGGCGAAGCCCGAGATCGCGGTGCTGCGCGGGCGGCTCGCCGAGGCGCTGGGGCACGACAAGGACGCGCTCGACGCCTACAGGTACGCGGCGCAGTCCCCCGACCGGGAGGCGTCGGCGGAGGCGAGGCTGCTGGAGGCCCTGCTGCGGCACAGGCGCGGCGAACTTGGCCAGGCCGAGTTGCTGCGCGAGCTGGAGACGTTGTCGGTCATCTGGCGCGGCGACGCGGTCGAGTTGAAGGCGTTGAACAAGATGGCCCAGATCTACGCCGAAAGCGGCCGCTATGCCGACTCGCTCGCCGCCGCCAAGACCGCGACGAGGCTGCAGCCCAATTCCGAACTGTCGCGGCAGGGCCAGGATGCGGCGTCCGCATTGTTCGCGGATATCTATCTCGGCTCGAAGGGCGACGACATGAAGCCGGTCGACGCGCTCGCGATGTTCTATGAGTTTCGCGAATTGACGCCGATCGGCCGGCGCGGCGACGAAATGATCCGCCGCCTCGCCGACCGGCTTGCGACGGTCGATCTGCTCGACCAGGCCGCCGAACTGCTGCAGTATCAGGTCGACAAGCGGCTTGAGGGAGCCGCGCGCGCGCAGGTGGCGGCGCGCCTTGCCATGGTCTACCTGACGAACCGCAAGCCGGACCGGGCGATTGCGGCACTGCGCCTGACCCGGATCTCCGATCTCTCCGGCGAACTGCGGCAGCAGCGGCTGCTCCTCGAGTCACGGGCCCAGAGCGACATCGGTCGCCATGATCTCGCGCTCGACATCATCTCCAACATCACCGGCCGCGAAGCGATCCGGCTGCGCTCCGACATCTATTGGGCGTCGCGGCAGTGGCGGGAGGCTTCCGAACAGATCGAACTGTATTGCGGCGACCGCTGGCGGGATTTCAAGCCGCTGGACGCCGCCGAGAAGAGCGACGTGATCCGGGCCGTGGTCGGCTATGCGCTGGCAGGCGACGCGATCGGCCTGGCCCGTTTCCGCGAAAAATACGCGCCCCTGATGAACGGTGAGGCCGACCGGTCTGCTTTCGATACGGCGAGCAAGCCGGCCGCCTCCAACAGCGCCGAGTTCGCCCTGATCGCCAAGATGGCCGCCAGTGTCGACACGCTCGACGGCTTCATCCGCGAAATGAAGATCCGCTTCCCGGATGCCACCGCCCGCGCGCCGCTATCGCCGGAAACGTCCGGGGCCGAGCCGGTCCATACCGGCGCCTTGCCCGCGATTTCAGGCATCAGGCGGATCGAGTTGAGGAAGCCGGGGAAGTAG
- a CDS encoding DUF1488 family protein: MPLTRDRIIGHDNERLAFRFTMLNAADTVECQISDAALDELGGVKGTESIARQAQFLALRDAVEGIASDMFDRVPVIKGRVIRIFTKHIPKLPSSPADPIATGSELDTEKTASLRVIAETRPASAAQ, translated from the coding sequence ATGCCGCTGACCCGGGACCGAATTATTGGGCACGACAATGAACGCCTGGCGTTCAGGTTCACCATGCTGAACGCCGCCGATACGGTCGAGTGCCAGATCAGCGACGCCGCATTGGACGAACTTGGAGGCGTGAAGGGTACGGAAAGCATCGCCAGGCAGGCGCAATTTTTGGCGTTGCGGGATGCCGTCGAAGGCATCGCATCCGATATGTTCGACAGGGTGCCTGTGATCAAAGGCCGGGTCATCAGGATATTCACCAAGCACATTCCGAAGTTACCGTCGTCTCCGGCCGACCCGATCGCGACCGGCTCGGAGCTGGACACGGAAAAAACCGCTTCGCTGCGGGTCATCGCCGAAACGAGGCCGGCAAGCGCGGCGCAATAA